A part of Eubacterium sp. AB3007 genomic DNA contains:
- a CDS encoding YigZ family protein — protein sequence MRRYSTVTGPGEAEQTIERSRFITHVRPVETREEADLFFEEIRKTYRDATHNVPALVLGDKAQIQWASDDGEPQGTSGAPMVQYLAAEGLTNVALMVTRYFGGIKLGTGGLVRAYTSSAKIGVLAAGIGDVEEMAVFSFKIDYKAFNKVQSHVFGAGTSGADVRIENIQYTDVVCFDLVCDPDDAKAIREELDGVTAGAVQLMGECRRDVLVPRIE from the coding sequence ATGAGACGATACAGCACGGTAACGGGGCCGGGGGAGGCGGAACAGACTATCGAACGATCCCGGTTCATCACCCATGTCCGACCTGTGGAGACGAGAGAAGAGGCAGATCTGTTTTTTGAGGAGATTCGCAAGACCTACCGCGATGCCACCCACAATGTGCCTGCGCTGGTGCTGGGCGACAAAGCCCAGATCCAGTGGGCCAGTGATGATGGAGAACCCCAGGGAACTTCCGGGGCTCCCATGGTCCAGTATCTGGCGGCAGAAGGACTGACCAATGTTGCCCTGATGGTGACCCGTTATTTTGGCGGGATCAAACTAGGGACGGGGGGCCTTGTGAGAGCCTATACCAGCAGCGCCAAAATCGGCGTTCTCGCCGCCGGAATTGGTGATGTTGAGGAAATGGCCGTTTTCTCATTCAAAATCGATTACAAAGCCTTTAACAAGGTTCAGAGCCATGTGTTTGGTGCGGGGACGAGTGGAGCAGATGTGAGGATCGAGAATATCCAGTATACGGATGTAGTCTGTTTCGATCTTGTCTGTGACCCTGATGATGCAAAGGCCATCAGAGAAGAACTGGACGGAGTGACGGCAGGGGCTGTACAGCTAATGGGAGAGTGTAGGCGCGATGTGCTGGTACCAAGAATAGAATAG